One Comamonas odontotermitis genomic window, GGCGGGCGCCGAGGCCGGCAGCAAGCTGGCCAAGGCCGAAGAACTGGGTGTGCCCGTGCTTGACGAGGCAGGCATGCTGCAGTTGCTGAAAACCGGTCAGGTTTGATGGCACAAGAGGAGGGTGCCAGGACTACCAGATGCCGTGGCGCAGTATGGAGCGGTGTGATCAGCCTTGAAGGGGCTTGTGTCACCTTCAGAGCGATGCACAAAGTGCGTCAACTGCCCGCAATAGATCGCAAGGAGCGCAGATGAAACGGGTTCAACTTTTGGCAGCATGCGGGTTGCTCGCCGCAGCCAGCGTGCATGTACAGGTTTACGCGCAGGGCTCCCAGCCCGGTCTTCAGGACACCGAGGACTGCAGGCTTGCACAGCGTGATCTGGACACTGCGCGCAACTCCATCGCCAGAAATGAGGCCGAAAAGCGCGATCAGGTGAATGCGGCCATTGCCAAGGCCAATGCGGCCTGCGGCTCCAGCACCGAGCTTTTGCAGCCGCCTGCAAAGGCCGTGCAGCCTAACGCGGCGCCCAATACGCCTACCACCATCACGAACTGCAATGCCAACTACTGCTATGACAGCCAGGGCGGTGTGTTCCGCAAGTCCAGCAATCCCAACATGTTGACCGGGCCCGATGGTCGCGTGTGCCATCGGTCGGGGAATGTGCTCAATTGCTGAAGACCTTTCAGGCAGAGGGATCTGGCCTGCCGGGCTGACGGGCTGACACCGAAAACGTTGCGCCGCTGAGCAAGCGCGACAAAGTCAGTGGGCGAGGCCGGGCAATCATGGCGCCAGCAGCTTACTTCTTGGCCTTTTCCAGCGCCTTGTCTGCCGGTTTGGCGGCGGGCTGCTGGGCGGCGGCAAACAGCTTGCCCAGCATTTCGCGCAGCATGCCTGAGCTGCTTTTCTGCATCTGCTGGTTGATCTCGGCCTGCTTGCTTTGCATCAGCTGCGCATGCGGGGATTGGGGGCCCAGTTCCAGCAAGGATTTGAGCTGCGGCTCGCTGAAGGTCTGCGCATAGGCGTTGGCCAGCTGCGCATCCCATTGCTTCTGGTATTGCGGCACCACTTGGCGGGCAGCGGCCATCAGCTGCTGCTGGGCCTGTTGCGCGCCCATCTTGTCGATCAGCGTCTGGTAATCGGGTGATTTGGCCGCCAACTGCAAGGCCACCTGGGGCAGGGTGTGGCCGAGCTTGTATTTTTCGACCATGGCCTGGGCCATGTCGACCAGCTTGGCGGCATGGCTGGCCGGCAGAACGCCTGCGTACAGGCCCACCAGTGCAAGGCCCGAGGCAGCAGTGCGGACAAATTGGCGGCGGGATGGAGAGAGGGGCATGGACGGTGTTCCTTCGAGATTCTGATGCACGGTGTCTGGTGCGGGGTTGCTGACCTGCGGGTGCTGCTAGCGCATTTCCTTTGGCGGCTCCAGATCCACGGCGTGAAAGCCAAATGCGCCCCGCTTGCGGTCTTCAAAGTAGCGCTTCAAGGTCACCTTGACGGTGCGGAAGGCAATGTCGGCCCATGGAATTTCCGCTTCGGTGAACAGTCGCGCCTCCATCGTCTCCCAGCCAGGGCTGAATTCGCTGCTGTTGAGTTGTGCCAGGTAAAAGAGATGCACCTGGCCGACATGGGGCACGTTGATGACGGAAAACAGTGGCCCCAGGGTGATGTCTGCACCGGCTTCCTCATCGGTTTCTCGCGCAGCGCCTGCACCCGTGGTTTCACCCAGCTCCATGAAGCCTGCGGGCAGCGTCCAGTAGCCCTTGCGCGGCTCGATATTGCGCTTGCACAGCAACACCTGGTCGCCCAGGTAGGGCACCGTGCCGACCACGTTGAGCGGGTTTTCATAATGGATGACGCTGCAGGCAGGGCAGACGGCGCGGATCTTGGTGTCGCCATCATCGGGAATGCGGTGCTCTACCTTGGTGCCGCATTGGCGGCAGTAATCAACGGGGGCGCGAGATGTCATGGGCGCTATTGTGCGCTATTGGTGGGGCTGTGCAGCGGGTGGTTGCAAAATGGCGACCACGGCTTGTTGGCCGCATGCAGCAGTTGCTTTTAGAACGTGTTTACGATCTCCTCGCGCGGCTGCGTAGAGATCGTAAACACGTTCTGAGAGGGCATTTTGCCATTCCACTCTGATGCAGCCATGCGCCAATGCGGCCATGAAAAACGCCACCGCAGTGGGTGGCGTTCTTGGCGTGCGCTGGCAATTACACCAGCTGGATCTTGAGCGATGGCAGGCCGGCGACGCCGCCTTCGAGCACATCGCCCTTGACGACGGCGGCCACCCCTTCGGGGGTGCCGGTGAAGATCAGGTCGCCCGCCTGCAGCTCCCATGCCTGCGACAGCACTTCGATGGTTTCTGCAATGTTCCAGATCAGCTTGCTCACGTTGCTGTGCTGGCGCTCGGCGCCGTTGACCTGGAGCCAGATGTCGGCATTGTTCACGTCACCCGCCTGGGCTGCGGGCACCAGCGGGGCGATGGGCGCGCTGGCTTCAAAGGCCTTGCCGATCTCCCAGGGGCGGCCTTGCTTCTTCATCTCGCCCTGCAGGTCGCGGCGGGTCATGTCCAGGCCCACGGCGTAGCCCCAGATGTGTTGGGCGGCATCGGCAGCCGAGATGTTCTTGCCCCCCTTGCCAATGGCCACCACCAGCTCGATCTCGTGGTGCAGGTTGCTGGTGAGCGTGGGGTAGGGTACCTCGCCCGTGGTGCCTGCGGCCACCGGCACGATGGCATCGGCGGGCTTCATGAAGAAGAAAGGCGCCTCACGGCCGGTAAACCCCATCTCCTTGGCGTGCTCTTCGTAATTGCGGCCCACGCAATAGATGCGGTGCACGGGAAACAGGTCGCTGCTGCCGTGCACGGGCACGCTGGCTTGCTGGGGCGCGGGAATGACGTAGTGGCTCATGCTGGTCTCGGTTGGCGGCGCGCAGGGCACCGGCGCGTGGGTCAATGAATCGATGCAAAAAATTATCGGACAAAAAGGGTTGAAGGCCGTGTAAAGCCACGCTCTGGTTCGCGCGCCTCCTTGCAGTCACTGTCATGCACGCGACTGGCTGTTGGTTGTGTGCACAATCGCCCACCCGCCTGCGGTATGCTGTGCAGCCATGAAGCTGCACAACTATTTCCGCTCCTCTGCGTCCTACCGCGTGCGCATCGCACTCCATGCCAAGGGCTTGCCTTACGACTATGTGCCGGTGCATCTGGTCAAGGGCGAACACCGCGCCGCTGCCTTTGCCAGCCATATGGGCGATGCGTTGGTGCCCGCACTGGAAACCGAAGATGGCCAGTGGCTCAACCAGTCGCTTGCCATCATCGAATGGCTGGAGGAAACCTATCCCGATACCCCGACGCTCCTGCCTGGCAACGCGCTGGCGCGTGCCCGCATCCGCGCGCTGGCCTTGCAGGTGGCCTGTGAGATCCACCCCATCAACAACCTGCGCGTGCTGGGGTACCTGAAGAACACGCTGGGCCAGAGCGAAGAGGCGAAGAACGCCTGGTACCAGCACTGGTGCCGCGCCGGGCTGGAGGCCTTTGAGCGCCAGCTGGTGCTGCTGGCTGCCGAGCGCAAGGCGCAGGGCCTGCCGCCTTCCACCTTCTGCTGGGGCGATAGCCTGACCCTGGCCGACTGCGCGCTGGTGCCGCAGATCTTCAATGCACAGCGCTTCAATGTCGATCTGCAAGGCCTGCCGCTCACCATGGCGGCTTACCAGGCCGCCTTGGCAACAGACGCCGTGCAGAAGGCCCAGCCTTCGGCCTGCCCGGACGCGCAGGCGTGAGGGAGCCCGCCACGATGGATACTGCCTTTCCCCAAGATTGGATCATTCCCGATTGGCCTGCGCCTGCGCGGGTGCACGCCTTGTGCACCACCCGCAAGGGCGGGCTCAGCACGGGCCTCTTTGGCACCACCAACCTCAGCCTGAATGTGGGTGATGAGGCTGCGCATGTGCTACAAAATAGAGAGCTGCTTGCACAGGCCATGCAAGCGCTTGAGGTCAAAAAATCATTGAATGGCGGCGCTGACAGCTCTTCCACTGTCGCTGCAGCATCACCGCCCAGCCAGCCGGTATTTGTGCGCCAGGTG contains:
- a CDS encoding NUDIX hydrolase, with product MTSRAPVDYCRQCGTKVEHRIPDDGDTKIRAVCPACSVIHYENPLNVVGTVPYLGDQVLLCKRNIEPRKGYWTLPAGFMELGETTGAGAARETDEEAGADITLGPLFSVINVPHVGQVHLFYLAQLNSSEFSPGWETMEARLFTEAEIPWADIAFRTVKVTLKRYFEDRKRGAFGFHAVDLEPPKEMR
- a CDS encoding fumarylacetoacetate hydrolase family protein, which translates into the protein MSHYVIPAPQQASVPVHGSSDLFPVHRIYCVGRNYEEHAKEMGFTGREAPFFFMKPADAIVPVAAGTTGEVPYPTLTSNLHHEIELVVAIGKGGKNISAADAAQHIWGYAVGLDMTRRDLQGEMKKQGRPWEIGKAFEASAPIAPLVPAAQAGDVNNADIWLQVNGAERQHSNVSKLIWNIAETIEVLSQAWELQAGDLIFTGTPEGVAAVVKGDVLEGGVAGLPSLKIQLV
- the maiA gene encoding maleylacetoacetate isomerase: MKLHNYFRSSASYRVRIALHAKGLPYDYVPVHLVKGEHRAAAFASHMGDALVPALETEDGQWLNQSLAIIEWLEETYPDTPTLLPGNALARARIRALALQVACEIHPINNLRVLGYLKNTLGQSEEAKNAWYQHWCRAGLEAFERQLVLLAAERKAQGLPPSTFCWGDSLTLADCALVPQIFNAQRFNVDLQGLPLTMAAYQAALATDAVQKAQPSACPDAQA